The Panthera leo isolate Ple1 chromosome D1, P.leo_Ple1_pat1.1, whole genome shotgun sequence region TGCTTCTACTTCTGTGCACTTCTCCTGCCCATTGTCAGAGTATGGCTGTCTCAGCTCCCAAATTCACTTGCTGTAGTGCCAACCAGCTTCAGAAGATGATTAAGAATTCCTGACTCGGCTTGCTCGGCCCATGAAAGAGAATGATTGGCGCAGCTTTGGTCACGTGACTAATCAAAACTTCATTTCTGTTGTGGAGTTTTACAGTAATGTAAATAATAaccaataaatattaatgtataaAGAGGTGTAGCTTTTTTCATAATCATTACTTtaggtaattaaaaatattgtggTCCCACTTACTGGTCTTTATCCTCCAGTAGTCTGTAAGCTTCTCCAGAACAGTAATCATCATAACATTAGGCAGAATTACAATCatattggagatatatatatatatatatatatatacatgatgtgcatatatgtatacatatatatacatatatgtatatgtataaatatatgcatgtgtatatgtcaTAACtttgatgtatgtgtgtatatataaagaatttttttaaataatgatatcATAccgatgaggttttggggtgatggtgggggctCAGGAGCTggtgaccaagaaagaattcttgaagacatctttggtgcaataaagtgattttattaacGCACAGAACacgacccgtgggcagaaagagctataTCGGTGCTGTAAAGAATGGCTGGttttatactatggagttgggaaggtaaagtcaaaagggaggcctccagagggactttgatatgctaaagacgACTCCTAAGATACCCAAAaacttgctattgtcaagctaagattGTTGTCCCTCTAGTaggcattaagacagtagggggttcctggagaaatattatactctgtatttgagaatttaattttacctgccatttccttcttgcctttgtttcccattatcactatggaggggtgatgttggggctccaggaaacagtcTACAGGCTTCTGGAGATTAGGAGAATAGATAAGATTGACTTTTTCTTGTAACttactaaaatatttgtaaactgatggaaacCCATGGtctgtatgactgtgatctctatcaattggccatttgttttctttcctttcctttgtccttggtcAGCCagaagtgcctgaggaatatcacacacatcccaccttgggagtgggaggggggatgctAGCTTGCACTTTGTCCTTAGCCCGCCCCATGCTCCCTCATCTATAGTGACGCTCATAGAATATTCCATGATTCTATAATATTCCCATTTGTATaataattccaattatatgactGTATACTATTCCAATTTGGAACATTTGTGCAAGTTGCTGAATCACcttgaatatttaaattatttctaaagttttaCTATTATAAGTAACATTCCAgggttttaattcttaaaaatcttAGCTACAGTTAAGGTTATTTTTTCTCAGAACAGATTGTTAGAAGTGAACCTCTGgctattcatttttattagaatttcatatatattattaaattgcTTTCTAAAGGTACTAACTTACATTCTTGCCAGCAGTGTAAGTGACCCGATGTAATTGCATATTTGCTGGCAtcggtaatttttttttttaattttaatcagtaAAACTGGTATatctttaggtttgttttttcatttaactgGTGAGATtaaactgagttttgttttgtttttcaatttttaaataacacttatATTCCCTCTCCATAAATTGCCTGTTAAAGCCCTTGCTGGCAGGAATCAAGTGCTGTTCTTTAATGTGCCTCAGTGCTTACAATGGTGCTTGTTATGCAACTGATGCTGACAAAGCTTTGAAAACAAGTAGCTAGAAAAATCTTAGAGTAACTGTTTACATCCTTGTGAGAATAATTAAGCCACTAAAACCCAACCATTGTGTACCACTTTAGAATTTACGAAGAACATATCAACATATTTGAACCCCAGAATTACTGTGTGTtgttacttttaacattttttccgtGTGGAACAAAGTCTGAGGTAACAAGTCTCAGAGGGTAAGTGACGAAAAGCAGCACCGCTCTGGAAACGGAGAAATTGTTTCCCTCAAGACCGTAACTAAACTAACTGCAGTTCGTCCTCCTGTGCACAAGAGGGCAAAGGAGTAGGCCATGAAGCAGCAAGAATGAGCATCTCGCTGGACTACGTTTCCCAGGTTTCTGCGCGATTCCCCGGAATACTCAGCGGATGAGGATTTCAGGTCCCAGGTTGCTGGGCGGAAGGGTGTGACGCAATCCCACACCCAGGGGCGTAATGGCCTCTGGGTTTTCCCGGGGGACTTCCGCTGTTGAGCTGTACCTCATTGCTAGGAAACGGGCGCCAGAAAGTTCTCAGACAAGGTCCCGCTTTCTTAGAGTGGTAACGTCGTGCGCCGGTTGGGAAAGGGCGGTGGAAGGAGCGGAGCCTCTGTGAACCATGCTCGCGAACTGTGGGTCCGTCTGTAAAGAGGCCCGTCTTAACGGTACCGAGGTTAGAATCTGCTGGGGAGGACTTTTGCTGCAGGCCGAAAACTACACTTCCCAGAATCCTCGTGGTGCCAGAACTACGTTGCCCGAAAGCCTGAGCGTGATTCAGCCAGCCTCTCACCTCCACCCGCCAGCCTGAAAACAGGAAATGTGGAGTCGCAGTGTTTGGCGGCTCCTGTGCTCTGACGGCCGTGCCGGCCGCCGGGTTTCCATCCTCGGCGGGCGTTTCTCGCCGGCCCTGCGGAGAGGTGAGACGAGACGGCTTGGTGTCGATGCCTGCGTGCTATTTGGGGATATTGCGGGTGGTTCGTGCCTGCTCCCGCGAGCGGTAGACAAGAGTGCCACGCCCCTCCCAGTCCCTGGTGCTGGCGACCCCGCCGCTGCATCTCGCCCGCTTAGATTGGGGCGGGAGGGGCCAGGACTGAGTAGAGAACCGCTTCTCCTCTTTTGAGAGCGAGCCCGTGAAAGCCTGGGGCTCCCACCTGGCTCCACCACTAGAGTCCCTCGGGCTTTTCTTTCTCAGCGCTTGGTTCCTTTTTATTATCAAATGAGGCTGGCAATCCCCTCCCTCTCCGAGGTCTGTCTGGAGTAATCCGTGTTCTGAGAGTTCTGGTTTCTTTCGTGGCTTGTTCAGACTTAAGCTGTTATTTGGGTGCTGTCTCGGACCCAGGTTTTTGGTAGACACAGCATGCATTTCAGGTCAGGCCAACTGTAAGCAGTTAACAGTCATATAAATGTGTAATTCATGAGGTGTGGCAAAACTGTTCTAGGATCCTGTGAACAAGCAACACCTGACGTAAGACAGTCTGGgcaggctttctggaggaggagaCATTCAAACTGAACTCAGAAGGATAAACATGAGCAGGCAAAGAAAAGGAGAGCTTTCTTAAGTTATTCAGAGAATTAGAGTTAAAAGAATCCTTAAGAGCAGAGAGCCAAAGAGGGGAGACAGGAGACTGCAGCTGCACCCTGCAGATTGTGGCTGTGTTAGGTATTTGGTGTCTCTCCCATATTCAGTAGGAAGCTGCCTTTTGTGAAAGGCattcaaatgtttgttgactgaaatCAGAGGAGTTGTGCACTAACCTGCCTAGCTCTGAGACCATAACATCTCAGGCAGTTACTTAGCACTTCTGAGCCTGTTTTCCTCATCCATAACATGAGAATTTTAAGGATAAGTATTAGGTGTGAAAGCAGTATCATGTCATATAAATATTACCCTCTCGCCTCCGCCACCAAGTAAACCTTGAATAAAATACTAAACTTCTAATCAAGGAGAGATAACTTCAGGTACTAATCAATCCTAATACAATTGTTACTGGAAATATTGCTGAAATCTGCCCCTCTTTTTCctcccaattttttcttttcctcctcggGTCTAATATTGACACACAGGCACATTGCTGAACTCTTCTAGATGGCACTCAAAGCCAAAAAGATTGCTGACTGCTGTgctaatatgtgtgtgtatgtgttcaaaATTGATCCACTTTTACATCTGATTACCATTATCTCTAAACAATTTATCTgagtatttaaataaattgatcTAAAGGACTGGGCATCACTTTTTCATCATTTGAATTTAGAGTTTATATTTAGATACTGTTTTTAAACCTATCTTTCCTGCCCACTTACTAGTCCACAAAGTCAGCAAAGACATCAGTTATGTCTGGTTTTCTCATCATCCTCTGTACCTGGTGCTCAAGTGTCTGTTGGCTGGAAGGATATTGCTGGAAGGATATAGGAAAGAATTGCATTTTCCCTACAGTACCTACCAGAAAAGCAATACTTGAGATTGCAGCTGTGTCTTTTTAAGTACCTACGTGTATTAAGTGGTTTgggataaaaaagagagacagcataGGGTGACAGAGcctgagctttggagtcagaagacctgagtCTGAATTCACTAATGAGTCTGTGACTGGAGGTAAAATGCTTTACCTTAGGTTCACTTACCTTATCTAAAATGGATAATGCCACCTTGCCTTTGTAGTATATAAAACATCTAGTACAGTACCTTGTGTTCAATTAATAATTATACTAATTAGCtgttattttacttaaatatagTAATAGTAATGAAGTTGAATGTAAACAGAGTTCTTGCTGAAAGAgaatactttttaatgaaattcGCCAGCAATATATGGAAAAGGACCGTACTGTGTCTAGGTTAAAAATTGGGAATTTATTGAAatgatacatttatttcaaagataaGAAATTTGCTAGGGCTTTTGTGTTGCCTCTAGTAAATACTCCAGGATTTAAAATCAGATTCATTGATTGATTCAACAAAATATTGTGACCCAGTTATTTGCTGAGTACCGTTCTAGGTACCGAAGATACAGTGATGAAAAACACAAAGTGTCCTAGAGCTTGTAGTCTGGTTCAGAGAGACAAACAAGACGAGTTCAGATTAGAACTGAGGACTGTGATGGAAATAAGCTGGATATGTAGGAGAGTGGGAGTTCAAAAAGCTACTTTATATGAGGATGTAGGTATAAATAATTATCATAGCTCTGTGAAAGACATCTTAGCACCTAGGAGAGTTGGATGGTTTCCACTCTTCCAGTAATGAGAGACGTGACGGTGATATCCAAAGCTTTTGATGTATATTACATTACAACTTTTTACTGACTCTTAACAAATAAAACATCAtactgaaagaaggaaaggaagcatttattgaatgccgtGTACAGAGTACTTTTAGACACTTTTCAGATAAAAGAGTCCAAGGCTCAGAGGAACCCGTTTTCTTCCTTGAAATTACAGAATTCCTAAGTAGAAGAGCTAGAACTGTATTGTAAATAGATGAGAGAAATGCTTGAGAAGCTAAAGTGGCACACTTGTGTTAGTTCCTACAAGGAAAAAACCCTGTCTTctcttttcagactttttcacCACCACAACCAAGGAAGGATATGATATGAGGCGAGTGGACCTAACTCCTTTAGAACAAAGGAAATTAACGTTTGATACCCATGCACTGGTTCAGGATTTGGAAACTCATGGTAAGAAACGGATAACTCTTGAAAGAATTTAACAACAGTCATAGTAAATTACCTAGTCAAGACAGTATCATTATTATGGACAATTAAGAATCAGTTGAAATACAAGTgctatccatacagtggaatattttaCAGTCATGAAAATGGTATTGCTTGAAGAATATTTACTGATAATGAGAAATACTCAAGATAGAGAACATATAACATTACATATGCAGTATGATTTCAATTATGTAGAAAAAAACTGCAGAGTTTCTAGGCTGATACTAAAGTTCATGTGTAAGTACAAGGACTGCTTGGgaatagcaaaaaagaaaaaggaacaagcaCAAAAAATAACCAGTTgtcaaaacaataatttaaacTAAATTGTGTGATAATACAGGAATAGAAAAGTTGAtaaatggggcacctaggtgactcagtcagttaagtgtccagcttcagctcaggtcatgatctcacagttcatgagttcgagccccatgtcaggctcactgctgtcaccacagagcctgctttggatcttctgtccccctctctctctgccccttccctgctcatgcacatgctgtcactctctctcaaaaataaatacagtgtaaaaaataagaaaagttggTTAATAAAATAGAGTTGTATTCAGATAGGTAAACATAGATATTTTTAGCAAACAATAAGGCATTACAAATTAGAGAAAGGAAGGGCTATTTAATAAATCGATATGATACATGACTagccatttgaaaaaataaattccaggttgATTAAAAGTCAAATGGatgggttacctgggtggctcagtcacttgagcatccgacttcggctcgggtcatgatctcgcggtccatgagttggagccccatgtcgggctgtgtgctgacagctcagagcctggagcttgctttggattctgtgtctccctctctctctgtccctcccccactcatgctctctctctcgctctctctctgtcaaaaataaataaacattaaaaaaaaagtcaaatgtaaaaatatgagggaaaagttaaaaaaaaatgctagaataCTTTAAGACTTTTAGATTGAGGAAACAAGACAAAACTCAAAAGCAGTGAACTAAAGACTGACATGTGactactgaaatatttaaatctGTATATCAAAGGGTGTCATCTGTAAAGTTAGAAATATTAGGAATAGACATAATAATGACCCTATTGCTTTAATACACAAAATTCATATGAACCAATAAGGAAATGTTCAGTATCTTATAGGAAAATGGGTAAAGGCCATAAATAgcacacagaaaaatataaataggcAATAAATATATGTAAGGTGCTTaactaaggaaatgcaaattttaagtataaataacaATGCTatgccatttcattttttaatgccaattataaactgaaaaaaaaaaaactagcagtATCCAGTGTTGATATAAATATGGGGAAATGGATCAGTGGGAATTAAAATTGCAGAATGCTTTTAGAGAGTAATTTAGCATAATCTGAAATTTTTtattgtaaccattttttaaaaagtaaaaaatttaagggtgcctgcgtgactcagtcggttaagcatctgactttggatcaggtcatgatctcacggtttgtgagtttgagccccacgttgggctctgtgctgacacttcagagcctggagcctgcttcagatttctgtctgtctgtctgtctgtctgtctctctccctccctccctccctccctccctccctctctctttccccactcatgctctatctctccctctttcaaaaataaacaaatattttttttaaaagtaaaaaatttaaatgatgagGAAAGTTATTCTAGCTGTCTATGTTGATAtggatatcattttttaaaaatataaacatatgttgggcgcctgggtggctcagtcggtacacgtcccacttcggctcaggtcgtgatctcgcagtctgtgagttggagcccggcgtcgggctctgtgctgatggctctgtgctgacggctccgagcctggagcctgttttggagtctgtgtctccctctctctctgaccctcccctgttcatgctctgtctctctctcaaaaataaacgttaaaaaaaaattaaaaaaaaaaaaaaatatatatatatatatatatatatacacatatgtatttgcTCTCTACAGGatttgacaaagcacaagcagaaaCAATTGTATCAGCATTAACCACTTTATCAAATGTCAGCCTGGATAGTATCTATAAGGAGATGGTCACTCGAGCTCAACaggtaatattttcattattatcaatTGTGACCATTTCATTAGATAATCTTTTTCATATGGCATCTCTGTCAACCCACCCACCTGCCAAACATACCTGCATCTTTCTCTCTACAAAGGGaccaaagaacaaaagcaaaactctTCAGTAAAGTTAGTATCTAAAGAGATTGAGGAGTTAGAAGAGTCATAATAAAATTATGGTCACAcagagaatgaaattttgtcaaaGCTTTCATTGTGTgagataattatatattatttgaattatttgaggTGGTGGTAGGTGATGAGTGAAACAACTTCTTCTCCACAGAATACCTACCACAGTAGAAAAGCTAACCTATTAGATAAAAACATTTAACTGCAGTCAGGTGTATGTTCTGGTTAATTTTCACAAACGGAAGAGACTTAATTAAACATGGCTGGAAAGGATTTCATTAAGATGCTTTAAATTTGGATACACAAATTCTTAAAGTCAGATAATGCCGTTTACTAAGAACTTACAGTGAGAGATGCACAGGGCTGTGGATTTCTCACATATTATCTTATGTAATCCCTCTAACAACCTTGCAAAGTAGATAGAATTATTCTACTTTGCCACTGAGGAGAGAATCAGATTAATTTTTTACAGTTGTCATTGTGgtgctgtggagaaaaagaataattttatataaaacatagaaTAAGCTAAATGAGCTTGACTGTAGAATATAATTGATAAAACTCATAATCGTGAATTAATCActgattaaaaatgtttactttctgtaattttatacacacacacatacatgtatatttttttcccttggacttgacaaatacttcatttttacttaggaattaagattttccttctttttttattcctctccCAAGTGATGCACTGTTAATACAACGTTGCATTAGTTTCTAATGTACAAAGTAGTGATAcaccaattctatacattactcagtgcttccCCCATGATATATGTAGTCACTATCTGTCACTATACAGTTTTTTttataagtctgtttcttggtttgtgtctctctttttttacctttgcctatttgtttcttaaattccacatctgagtgaaatcataaggtatttgtctttctctaactattttacttagcattgtagtctctgcctccctccatgttattgcaaatggcatg contains the following coding sequences:
- the CCDC90B gene encoding coiled-coil domain-containing protein 90B, mitochondrial isoform X5, with the translated sequence MWSRSVWRLLCSDGRAGRRVSILGGRFSPALRRDFFTTTTKEGYDMRRVDLTPLEQRKLTFDTHALVQDLETHGFDKAQAETIVSALTTLSNVSLDSIYKEMVTRAQQEITVQQLMAHLDSIRKDMVILEKSEFANLRAENQKMKTELEQVKQQLINETSQIRADNKLDINLERSRVTDMFTDQEKKLMEATTEFTKNPQCLHAWQ